One uncultured Carboxylicivirga sp. genomic window, ATTTAACGGATAAAAAGGAGAAAAATGGCTAAGATAAAAGTAACTCAGGTTAAGAGTAAGATCGGGGCCACTGCCAGACAAAAAAATACTTTGGCAGCCCTTGGGTTGAGAAAGCTTCAACAAACCGTTGAACACGAAGCAACACCTCAGATTGAGGGTATGGTTCAAAAAGTGCTGCACTTAGTGTCAGTAGAAAGATAATTTGGTCAAACGAATTAGATAAATTAATATGAATTTAAATAACTTAAGACCTGCAAAAGGCTCAGTAAAAGCTTCAAAGCGAATTGGTCGCGGTCAAGGTTCCGGACGCGGTGGAACATCCACACGTGGACATAAAGGAGCTAAATCTCGATCAGGTTACTCACGTAAATTCGGTTTTGAAGGTGGACAGATGCCATTGCAGAGAAGGGTTCCTAAATTCGGGTTCAAAAACATTAACCGCGTTGAATACAAAGCTCTAAACATTGAGGTTTTGCAAGCGTTGGCTGAAAAAAACAGCCTAACTGTTATTGAACCAGAAACATTGAGGGAAGCTGGTCTGATTAGCAAGAA contains:
- the rpmD gene encoding 50S ribosomal protein L30, yielding MAKIKVTQVKSKIGATARQKNTLAALGLRKLQQTVEHEATPQIEGMVQKVLHLVSVER
- the rplO gene encoding 50S ribosomal protein L15 gives rise to the protein MNLNNLRPAKGSVKASKRIGRGQGSGRGGTSTRGHKGAKSRSGYSRKFGFEGGQMPLQRRVPKFGFKNINRVEYKALNIEVLQALAEKNSLTVIEPETLREAGLISKNDLVKILGNGELKAKLEVKAHAFSKSAVEAIEAAQGTVVKL